ACAGTTAGCAAAAGACTTACAAACAGAGTTTCCTGGTATTAGTGGTTTTTCTGCGGCTAACCTGTGGCGGATGCGGCTTTTTTATGAATCCTATGCCAACAATGAAAAACTCGCACCAATGGTGCGAGAAATTGGCTGGACTCATAATTTAGCCATTTTAGAAAAGTGCAAAGATGACTTAGAGCGAGAATTCTATATTAGAATGACTCGTAAATTTGGCTGGACAAAAAATGTTTTAATCCACCAAATTGAAAATCAAACTTATGCAAAAACTTTGCTGAATCAGACAAATTTTGATAACACTGTCCCAGCAGAGATACGTAATCAATTAAAACTAGCTGTTAAAGATGAATATAGTTTTGATTTTCTGGAACTAGCAGATGAACACAGCGAACGACAGCTAGAGCAAGGAATTTTAGCACGAGTTGAACCATTTTTACAAGAAATGGGCGGCATATTTGCCTTTGTTGGCAGTCAATATCGTCTAGAAGTTGAAGATGAAGAATATTTTATAGATATTTTATTATACCATCGTCGTTTAAAGTGTTTGGTGGCTATAGAACTAAAAATTGGTAAGTTTCTACCTGAGTATGTTGGCAAAATGCAATTTTATTTAGCTGTTTTAGATAACACAGTAAAGCTACCAGATGAAAATCCTTCCATTGGGATTATTCTTTGTAAATCTAAGCAAAGAACCATTGTTGAATATGCACTTAAGGAATCTAACAAACCAATAGGTGTAGGCACTTATCAAGTAGTATCAAAATTGCCTCAAGAATTAAAAAATCAGCTTCCTGCTCCAGAGCAAGTTGCTAAATTACTCGAAGGATTTGAATAGAATTATAGAGTGAGCAAATAAATGTTGTGAATTATTTATCTAACTGGAGAATCATGAAATGCAAAACAATACTCCAACAATTGCAGAACTTAAACAACTTTCCTTACAACTGTCGGAAAAAATTCCTTACTTAAAAATGTTAGTTTTGTTTGGCTCTAGAGCTACTGGTAATACTAACGCAAACAGTGACTGGGATTTTGCAGTTTTGTGTGATGAGGAACAGCGTGAGGCTTATGTAAAAGATAATATTTCACGTTTGTTTGAATTACCCATGTTGATTGGTGAAATATTTCAACTAAATTCAGATAAAATTGATATTGTGGAACTTAATCAATGCTCTGAGCTAATATCACATTTTATTGCTCGTGATGGCAAGGTTTTATATGAAGCTAACAAAGAAGAATTTGAGAAATTTAAACAAAGAGTGTTTTTGAGTAATTCACAGCTTAAAACAATTGAAAACAATAAACGACAAAATATTGAACAGTTTCTCGAAAGATGGGGTGTATGACAAAAATAGATACTGTGATTGTTACAACTAGGTTGGAGTTTATTGCTCGTTATCTTGACAGTCTCAAAAGATTTGAGCAAATTAGTTTAGATGATTACTTGGTTAACTTTGATCATCAACTAATTACCGAGAGACTTCTACAATTAATGATTCAAGCAGCGATAGATATCAACGATCATATATTATCAAGGCTAAATCCAGGAAAATCGCAAACTAACTTTGATTCTTTTATTAGCCTTGGTAGATATGGCGTAATTTCTCGTGAATTAGCAAGACAACTAGCACCATCATCAGGATTAAGAAATCGTCTTGTTCATGAATATGATGACATAGAGCCGCAGCAAGTTTTTAAGTCTATCAATTTTGCGTTACAGCAATATCCGCTTTATGTGCGCCAAGTTAATTCTTATTTAATTTCATTGAGTCAAGAAGATGGCTAAAAAAAGTAGAAACTCAGATGAATATCAACAATTATCGCTCTTAGACACAGAAAAAAATGCAAATTCTGAAGCAGCAGAGGATGATTGGCTATCGGGTGACTTTGGCTTCGATAGTGATAATGACCGAACTGTTGAAACTCAAGAGGAATTACTCACACTCAAGCTATTGCGCGAAGCGATTAAAGCGCAAAATCCTGGTGATACAGTTATGGCAGATTTTGCTGAGTATGTTTTACCAAACTTGCTACGAATTGCAATTGGTGTGACTGCTAAAGGTGGTAAATTTTTTGATGAAATTGACCAACAGCGAGCAGCAGAAGGTAAAAGTAAAGTGAGGCGAGATAATGCTGCTGATCAATCGCTGAATACTCACTTACTCAATGGCTTATTTCCCACAAATTTAATTGAAAAACGTCTAGAAACTCTGGCTCTTGCGTGTGTAGCGTGCTTAATTATTAATGAAAGTCGATTAAATTGCTTTAATAACAAGGCTTATAGGCGTTTATAATTTGATTTTTAGTAACAGTAGCTCAAATACAAAAAATAATGGCTTTTATCGGAGCCAGGCAAGGGTTTCAAACTTATTTTTTAACAAATTCAGCACGCTAAGTACGGAAGAGCCGTTTTTTGTAATTTCTCAAAAGCAACTCAAACTACCAAAATGGATTCGCTTGGGTAAGTGGATGAGTAAAGCCGAATTACATACTCAAGCAGTTACCAAAATTGAATTAAAAACTGGTGACTTCGCCTTCCCTTATCCACTAAATCCCCTTGATGTAATGTTTACCCATCAAGTTGTTAGCTACGATGTGGTAAATATGCCTCCTGTGAGTCTAATTCAAAATATCAGCATTCGCCA
The Gloeotrichia echinulata CP02 DNA segment above includes these coding regions:
- a CDS encoding PDDEXK nuclease domain-containing protein; amino-acid sequence: MSNPISDNYRHLLMEVKQRIRSAQYEALKAVNREMINLYWDIGQMIVIKQQNDNWGKSVVEQLAKDLQTEFPGISGFSAANLWRMRLFYESYANNEKLAPMVREIGWTHNLAILEKCKDDLEREFYIRMTRKFGWTKNVLIHQIENQTYAKTLLNQTNFDNTVPAEIRNQLKLAVKDEYSFDFLELADEHSERQLEQGILARVEPFLQEMGGIFAFVGSQYRLEVEDEEYFIDILLYHRRLKCLVAIELKIGKFLPEYVGKMQFYLAVLDNTVKLPDENPSIGIILCKSKQRTIVEYALKESNKPIGVGTYQVVSKLPQELKNQLPAPEQVAKLLEGFE
- a CDS encoding nucleotidyltransferase domain-containing protein; protein product: MQNNTPTIAELKQLSLQLSEKIPYLKMLVLFGSRATGNTNANSDWDFAVLCDEEQREAYVKDNISRLFELPMLIGEIFQLNSDKIDIVELNQCSELISHFIARDGKVLYEANKEEFEKFKQRVFLSNSQLKTIENNKRQNIEQFLERWGV
- a CDS encoding DUF86 domain-containing protein produces the protein MTKIDTVIVTTRLEFIARYLDSLKRFEQISLDDYLVNFDHQLITERLLQLMIQAAIDINDHILSRLNPGKSQTNFDSFISLGRYGVISRELARQLAPSSGLRNRLVHEYDDIEPQQVFKSINFALQQYPLYVRQVNSYLISLSQEDG